One part of the Streptomyces lydicus genome encodes these proteins:
- a CDS encoding SsgA family sporulation/cell division regulator, with protein sequence MSSVIDQAVQARLIASAPLSRAIPASLRYDRTDPFAVRLAFPPAASLDGAEVTWTFARELLEEGLCEPAGAGDVQIWPANPDGEREVVVVEFHTPDGMALVQFDAQDLRNFLDRSYGIVPRGGEIQHLDVEGDLAALLRGA encoded by the coding sequence ATGTCCAGCGTCATCGACCAAGCCGTTCAGGCCCGACTCATCGCAAGCGCTCCCCTGTCGCGGGCGATTCCGGCGAGCCTGCGCTACGACCGCACCGACCCCTTCGCGGTCCGCTTGGCCTTTCCGCCCGCCGCCTCGCTGGACGGAGCGGAAGTGACCTGGACGTTCGCGCGGGAACTGCTGGAGGAGGGCCTGTGCGAGCCGGCCGGCGCGGGCGACGTACAGATCTGGCCGGCGAATCCCGACGGTGAACGCGAGGTGGTCGTGGTGGAGTTCCACACCCCCGACGGGATGGCGCTGGTGCAGTTCGACGCGCAGGACCTGCGGAATTTCCTGGACCGGTCGTACGGGATCGTGCCCAGGGGCGGCGAGATCCAGCACCTGGACGTCGAGGGCGACTTGGCCGCCCTGCTGCGCGGGGCGTGA
- a CDS encoding nuclear transport factor 2 family protein: MQEETARSAIDTFISAFNASDDTYVTALLSQSLTSDVVFWGPLGRSEGIAAVERFVLDIRRHPAGTGTMVRCSAVDMPGEWARYQWVFTTPDGGPRLAGTDVVHLRRSLIDQVIVFAGEIEPSAS, translated from the coding sequence ATGCAGGAAGAGACGGCACGCTCCGCGATCGACACGTTCATCTCCGCGTTCAACGCCTCGGACGACACCTATGTGACTGCCCTGCTCTCCCAGTCCCTGACCTCAGACGTGGTCTTCTGGGGGCCGTTGGGTCGCAGCGAAGGAATCGCGGCGGTCGAGCGGTTCGTGCTGGACATCCGGCGCCACCCGGCGGGGACCGGCACGATGGTGCGCTGCTCAGCGGTGGACATGCCTGGCGAGTGGGCCCGGTACCAGTGGGTCTTCACCACGCCGGATGGAGGCCCCCGCCTGGCGGGAACGGACGTCGTCCATCTGCGGCGGAGCCTCATCGACCAGGTCATCGTCTTCGCGGGGGAGATCGAGCCGTCCGCCTCCTGA
- a CDS encoding TetR/AcrR family transcriptional regulator → MPKKVDHEARRQEISEALWRIASTRGLDGASLRDVAAEAGISLGRLQHYFRTKDEMLVFALRHINRLAAARIRERIESLDREPTPRAVLRACLSGMLPLDDKSRIGLLVGAAYYARAVHDPTLRAEAQQGIPQLRAFFADQLRRAAERGELPPGRATEDEAMLLISAVDGLATYVLLGVHEPQDALRMLDLQLAHLFGDAGEEREGAERAGGRQGAGR, encoded by the coding sequence GTGCCCAAGAAGGTGGATCACGAAGCCAGACGCCAGGAAATCTCCGAGGCGCTCTGGCGGATCGCCAGCACCCGCGGGCTGGACGGTGCCAGCCTGCGCGACGTCGCCGCCGAGGCCGGCATCTCGCTCGGCCGGCTGCAGCACTACTTCCGCACCAAGGACGAAATGCTGGTCTTCGCCCTCCGGCACATCAACCGGCTGGCGGCCGCCCGGATCCGCGAACGCATCGAGTCACTCGACCGGGAACCGACACCGCGCGCCGTCCTGCGCGCCTGCTTGTCAGGCATGCTGCCGCTGGACGACAAGAGCCGCATCGGTCTCCTGGTCGGCGCCGCGTACTATGCCCGCGCCGTGCACGACCCCACCCTGCGCGCCGAAGCACAGCAGGGCATCCCGCAGCTCCGCGCCTTCTTCGCCGACCAGCTCCGTCGGGCCGCCGAACGCGGTGAGCTGCCCCCGGGGCGCGCGACCGAGGACGAGGCGATGCTGCTGATCAGCGCCGTCGACGGGCTCGCCACCTATGTCCTGTTGGGCGTGCACGAGCCGCAGGACGCGCTCCGCATGCTGGACCTGCAGCTGGCGCACCTGTTCGGGGACGCGGGGGAGGAGAGGGAGGGGGCGGAGAGGGCGGGAGGGCGGCAGGGGGCGGGTCGCTAG
- a CDS encoding PH domain-containing protein, translating to MPEPATPLLRPPRHRVDPRARRWWTLQALLTLSGPMLLIALVMAVLSILFFPGALPWLGPLLLVVLVVPAVGYLVVMPRWRYAVHAWELGGRAVYAAGGWFWQKRRIAPLSRVQTVDTVRGPLQRRYGLATVTVTTASTAGDIKIAGLSDADAEELSRRIGEAAQDVPGDAA from the coding sequence ATGCCCGAGCCCGCCACCCCGCTGCTGCGCCCGCCCCGCCACCGCGTCGATCCCCGGGCACGCCGCTGGTGGACGCTGCAGGCCCTGCTGACCCTCAGCGGGCCGATGCTGCTGATCGCGCTGGTCATGGCGGTGCTGTCGATACTTTTCTTCCCCGGCGCGCTGCCGTGGCTGGGGCCGTTGCTGCTGGTCGTGCTCGTCGTGCCGGCCGTCGGCTATCTCGTGGTGATGCCCCGGTGGCGGTACGCGGTGCACGCGTGGGAGCTGGGCGGGCGCGCGGTGTACGCGGCGGGCGGCTGGTTCTGGCAGAAGCGGCGGATCGCGCCGCTGTCCCGGGTGCAGACCGTGGACACCGTGCGCGGCCCGTTGCAGCGGCGGTACGGGCTGGCGACGGTGACCGTGACCACCGCCTCGACCGCGGGCGACATCAAGATCGCGGGGCTGTCCGACGCGGACGCCGAGGAACTGTCCCGGCGGATCGGCGAGGCCGCGCAGGACGTACCGGGTGATGCCGCATGA
- a CDS encoding PH domain-containing protein: MSAPRDPRTPGPATTASGTAPATPPGTPAVTPPPTTSTAPWRRLDARTLLVHCGWMGAPLASLALTALATGGRITAGAWITLAAIAASFAVVTTLGLIRWARTEFRVTADTLEVRSGLLNRRLRSVPLRRIRTVDLTASPLHRLLGVTVLRAGTAGSGDGGSELSLEALTVAEADRLRAELLARAEAEGAADDPVVARISWRWLRYAPLTFWVVGGVFVVAGSVYRALDAMGIEPWKLGFVQRAFAEFGANALWLTVPAALLVVLALGSVGAIALYVENWWSYCLEWTDARSLRVRRGLFTTRSVTIEGTRLRGVLLREPLLLRAGGGALVRAVAGGLGNREENRKRSGLLPPAPRTEALRVASSALRAAFPEAEPLTGHPRAALRRRRTRGLLFVVVPGTAVLAGLGAAFTPVLLHCAWIYAVVTTPVVWWLARDAYRSLGHGIRGAHLVARSGTFSRDTLALQRSAIAAWTFSTSPFTRRSGLVTLTAAVAAGEDGYRVRDLAAEAAPGFAATVTPGLLDEFLVHRQG; the protein is encoded by the coding sequence ATGAGCGCGCCACGGGACCCCCGGACGCCCGGGCCGGCGACGACCGCGTCCGGCACGGCCCCCGCCACTCCCCCTGGGACCCCTGCCGTCACTCCCCCTCCCACCACCTCAACGGCACCGTGGCGGCGGCTGGACGCCCGTACGCTCCTGGTGCACTGCGGCTGGATGGGGGCGCCGCTCGCGTCGCTGGCGCTCACCGCGCTGGCCACCGGGGGGCGGATCACCGCCGGCGCCTGGATCACGCTCGCCGCCATTGCCGCCTCGTTCGCCGTCGTCACCACCCTCGGGCTGATCCGTTGGGCCCGTACGGAATTCCGGGTCACCGCGGACACCCTGGAGGTACGGAGCGGGCTGCTGAACCGGCGGCTGCGGAGCGTGCCGCTGCGCCGGATCCGCACCGTCGACCTGACCGCGTCGCCGCTGCACCGACTGCTGGGCGTGACCGTCCTGCGGGCGGGCACGGCGGGCTCGGGGGACGGCGGCAGCGAGCTGTCGCTGGAGGCGCTCACGGTCGCCGAGGCGGACCGGCTGCGAGCGGAGTTGCTCGCCCGGGCCGAGGCCGAGGGGGCGGCGGACGACCCGGTGGTGGCGCGGATCAGCTGGCGCTGGCTGCGCTACGCGCCGCTGACCTTCTGGGTCGTCGGCGGGGTGTTCGTCGTGGCGGGGTCGGTCTACCGGGCGCTGGACGCGATGGGCATCGAGCCGTGGAAACTCGGCTTCGTGCAGCGGGCGTTCGCCGAGTTCGGCGCGAACGCGCTGTGGCTGACGGTTCCGGCGGCGCTGCTGGTGGTGCTCGCGCTCGGTTCGGTCGGCGCGATCGCCCTGTACGTCGAGAACTGGTGGAGCTACTGCCTGGAGTGGACCGACGCCCGCTCGCTGCGGGTGCGCCGCGGGCTGTTCACCACCCGCTCGGTGACCATCGAAGGGACCCGGCTGCGGGGTGTGCTGCTGCGCGAACCGCTGCTGCTGCGGGCCGGCGGCGGCGCGCTGGTTCGCGCGGTGGCCGGCGGACTGGGCAACCGCGAGGAGAACCGCAAGCGCAGTGGGCTGCTGCCGCCGGCGCCCCGGACGGAGGCGCTGCGGGTCGCGAGCAGCGCGCTGCGGGCGGCGTTCCCGGAGGCGGAGCCGTTGACGGGGCATCCGCGGGCGGCGCTGCGCCGGCGGCGGACGCGTGGCCTGCTGTTCGTGGTGGTCCCCGGCACGGCCGTCCTCGCGGGTCTCGGCGCGGCGTTCACGCCCGTACTGCTGCACTGCGCGTGGATCTACGCGGTGGTCACCACGCCGGTGGTGTGGTGGCTGGCCCGGGACGCGTACCGCAGTTTGGGGCACGGCATCCGCGGGGCGCACCTGGTGGCCCGGTCGGGGACCTTCAGCCGCGACACCCTGGCGCTCCAGCGGTCGGCGATCGCCGCCTGGACGTTCTCCACCTCGCCGTTCACCCGCCGCTCCGGGCTGGTGACGCTGACCGCGGCGGTCGCGGCGGGCGAGGACGGATACCGGGTCCGGGACCTGGCGGCCGAGGCGGCTCCTGGCTTCGCGGCGACGGTGACCCCGGGCCTGCTCGACGAGTTCCTGGTCCACCGGCAGGGGTAG
- a CDS encoding SsgA family sporulation/cell division regulator: protein MNTVIDQAVQVRLIATTPGPYAVPAMLHYQPADPLAVRMSFPPEISLDGSAVDWAFARELLDEGLRAPAGRGDVRVRPSGPDRTVMEFHADEGIAMVQLRTEDVRRFLARSYAAVQAGSEAAHLGMDRALAELFGAA, encoded by the coding sequence ATGAACACCGTCATCGACCAAGCCGTCCAGGTCCGTCTCATCGCGACGACTCCCGGCCCGTACGCGGTCCCCGCGATGCTGCATTACCAGCCCGCCGACCCGCTGGCGGTGCGGATGTCCTTCCCGCCGGAGATATCGCTGGACGGCTCGGCGGTGGACTGGGCGTTCGCCCGTGAGCTGCTGGACGAGGGGCTGCGGGCGCCGGCCGGACGGGGTGACGTGCGGGTGCGGCCGAGCGGTCCCGACCGCACGGTGATGGAGTTCCACGCCGACGAGGGCATCGCGATGGTGCAGTTGAGAACCGAGGACGTGCGGCGGTTCCTGGCCCGGTCCTACGCGGCCGTGCAGGCGGGCAGCGAGGCGGCGCACCTGGGCATGGACCGCGCCCTGGCGGAGCTGTTCGGCGCGGCGTGA
- a CDS encoding polysaccharide deacetylase family protein, which translates to MARRFGIEGGIIGVVAAAVVSLGIVGAIASGQLGGPSQAEADTLSNTQQAKKAPRIAPVDPSIVHASDRPGRSLNITIDDGPDPVWTPKVLEVLKKHDVKAVFCMIGPQARAHPELVKQVVAAGHKLCDHTISHNTGMDHQPESYQSRQILDAQKMIEDAAGGAKVEYYRAPGGAFTPYSRRLAADHGMRPLGWNVDSKDFESGSVEAIDATVRGELTNGPTVLFHDGGGDRSRTVASLDRLLPWMKQQGYGFGFPKR; encoded by the coding sequence ATGGCGCGGCGCTTCGGCATTGAGGGCGGGATCATCGGAGTGGTGGCGGCGGCCGTGGTGTCGCTGGGGATCGTCGGGGCGATCGCGTCCGGCCAACTCGGCGGGCCCTCCCAGGCCGAGGCGGACACCCTCAGCAACACCCAGCAAGCCAAGAAGGCGCCCCGCATCGCGCCCGTCGATCCGTCCATCGTGCACGCCTCGGACCGCCCCGGCCGCAGCCTGAACATCACCATCGACGACGGCCCGGACCCCGTCTGGACCCCGAAGGTGCTGGAGGTGCTGAAGAAGCACGACGTCAAGGCGGTCTTCTGCATGATCGGCCCGCAGGCCAGGGCCCATCCGGAGCTGGTCAAGCAGGTGGTGGCCGCCGGGCACAAGCTTTGCGACCACACCATCAGCCACAACACCGGCATGGACCACCAGCCGGAGAGCTACCAGTCCCGGCAGATACTCGACGCGCAGAAGATGATCGAGGACGCCGCGGGCGGCGCGAAGGTCGAGTACTACCGCGCCCCCGGCGGCGCCTTCACGCCGTACAGCCGCCGGCTCGCCGCCGACCACGGCATGCGCCCGCTCGGCTGGAACGTCGACAGCAAGGACTTCGAGAGCGGCAGCGTCGAGGCGATCGACGCGACGGTGCGCGGCGAACTCACCAACGGGCCCACGGTCCTCTTCCACGACGGCGGCGGCGACCGCTCCCGGACCGTCGCCTCACTGGACCGGCTGCTCCCCTGGATGAAGCAGCAGGGCTACGGCTTCGGATTCCCCAAGCGGTAG
- a CDS encoding response regulator transcription factor, which yields MPRVLLIEDDAAVRDGVTLALRRRGHEVAAAASGEEGLTVLPGFRPDIVLLDLMLPGKDGFQVCRLIRAERQLPIIMLTARGDDLDVVLGLEAGADDYIVKPARGEVLEARIRAVLRRTALPADGAPAVEPGPAPVETYGELAIDRAGLVVGKGGQDLALAPSEMKLLLFLSATPGQVFSRQQLLEHVWEHSYHGDARLVDACVMRLRTKIEDTPRSPRYVQTVRGFGYRFGPL from the coding sequence ATGCCACGTGTACTTCTGATCGAGGACGACGCCGCCGTACGGGACGGGGTGACCCTCGCGCTACGGCGGCGCGGCCACGAAGTGGCGGCGGCGGCCAGCGGGGAGGAGGGCCTCACGGTCCTGCCGGGTTTCCGGCCCGACATCGTGCTGCTCGACCTGATGCTGCCCGGCAAGGACGGCTTCCAGGTGTGCCGGCTGATCCGCGCCGAGCGGCAGCTGCCCATCATCATGCTCACCGCACGTGGCGACGATCTCGATGTGGTGCTCGGGCTGGAGGCCGGCGCCGACGACTACATCGTCAAGCCGGCCCGTGGCGAGGTCTTGGAGGCCCGGATCCGGGCGGTGCTGCGTCGCACGGCGCTGCCCGCCGACGGTGCGCCGGCCGTGGAGCCGGGGCCCGCTCCGGTCGAGACGTACGGCGAGCTGGCCATAGACCGGGCCGGGCTGGTGGTCGGCAAGGGGGGCCAGGACCTGGCGCTGGCGCCCTCCGAGATGAAGCTGCTGCTGTTCCTGTCGGCCACTCCGGGGCAGGTCTTCAGCCGTCAGCAGCTGCTGGAACACGTCTGGGAGCACAGCTATCACGGCGACGCGCGGCTGGTGGACGCCTGTGTGATGCGGCTGCGGACGAAGATAGAGGACACCCCGCGCAGCCCCCGTTACGTCCAGACCGTGCGTGGCTTCGGCTACCGCTTCGGGCCGCTGTGA